Proteins from a single region of Ignavibacteriales bacterium:
- a CDS encoding HPr family phosphocarrier protein, with protein MMIERTIKIINNAGLHTRPAATIVKLAARYKSEFYLEKDGLHINGKSIIGVMTLAAEKGSEITLTFDGPDEAQASEEIINYFNRGFDEL; from the coding sequence ATGATGATTGAAAGAACCATAAAAATAATTAACAATGCGGGTTTACACACTCGTCCCGCAGCAACAATTGTAAAATTAGCTGCCAGGTATAAATCAGAATTCTATTTGGAAAAAGATGGTTTGCATATAAATGGAAAAAGTATAATTGGAGTTATGACACTTGCGGCAGAAAAAGGTTCAGAAATAACTCTTACATTTGATGGTCCAGACGAAGCACAAGCCTCAGAAGAAATTATTAATTATTTTAATAGAGGATTTGACGAGCTGTGA
- a CDS encoding bifunctional phosphoglucose/phosphomannose isomerase, which translates to MTTKEFIKKYDTENQVEVLKDSYKQIEYAWKNEFDLGKLVEKKFKSVVVTGLGGSAISGDVLQNFLHSEINVPFFVNRSYSLPTFANKQTLVIVSSYSGNTEETISVLEHAIKNKCEVICIGAGGKTEEMAKQFGFPFVKLEKGFQPRFALYINFFSLLKVFQKLNFIKPQDDVVEKIIALIKSKSLEYSSEENFAVETAKSLIGFIPIIYSAVDLTSAVGNRFKCQINENAKLNAFNNVIPELNHNEIIGWETFFEKQFAAKVVNILDKDYHPQIIKRFQITSELIEKVGVEIINLKSDQETFKERIFDLIYLGDWISYYLAVFRGQNPISIKNINILKERLAKE; encoded by the coding sequence ATGACAACTAAAGAATTCATTAAAAAGTACGATACAGAAAACCAGGTTGAAGTTTTAAAAGATTCTTATAAGCAAATTGAATACGCTTGGAAAAATGAATTTGATTTGGGAAAATTAGTTGAGAAAAAGTTTAAATCTGTTGTAGTTACCGGGTTAGGCGGTTCAGCAATCAGTGGTGATGTTCTGCAAAATTTTCTGCATAGTGAAATAAATGTTCCCTTTTTTGTAAACAGAAGTTACTCACTGCCAACTTTTGCTAATAAACAAACTCTTGTAATTGTATCCTCATATTCTGGGAATACAGAAGAAACAATTTCTGTTTTGGAACATGCGATTAAAAACAAGTGTGAAGTAATTTGCATTGGTGCAGGTGGAAAAACTGAAGAAATGGCAAAGCAATTTGGTTTTCCATTTGTAAAATTGGAAAAAGGATTTCAGCCTCGGTTTGCACTTTATATCAACTTTTTTTCGTTACTCAAAGTTTTTCAAAAACTTAACTTTATTAAACCACAGGATGATGTAGTTGAAAAAATTATTGCACTGATAAAAAGTAAATCACTTGAATATTCGTCTGAAGAAAATTTTGCGGTTGAAACTGCAAAATCTTTAATAGGATTTATTCCAATTATTTATTCTGCTGTTGATCTGACTTCTGCGGTAGGCAACAGGTTTAAATGCCAAATAAATGAAAATGCCAAGCTAAATGCGTTTAATAATGTTATCCCTGAATTGAACCATAATGAAATTATTGGTTGGGAAACTTTTTTTGAAAAGCAATTTGCAGCCAAAGTTGTTAACATACTTGATAAAGATTACCATCCGCAGATAATAAAAAGATTTCAAATAACGAGTGAACTTATTGAAAAGGTTGGTGTTGAAATTATAAATCTTAAAAGCGACCAGGAAACATTTAAGGAAAGAATCTTTGACTTGATTTATTTAGGAGATTGGATTAGTTATTATTTAGCAGTTTTTCGTGGACAGAATCCGATATCAATCAAAAACATTAACATCCTGAAAGAACGGCTTGCAAAGGAATAA
- a CDS encoding PQQ-binding-like beta-propeller repeat protein, whose protein sequence is MIEFIYKIIHFFNCRIIKSLIPLVVISISFSFGCFKSIIISDSKYDSPAYPMFGKNPARNFFVPLTITDSLKLLWENGINGSLNSSSLVFQGDYLFVSDLSGRIYAFNLMSGKEIGYLNYKGFIVASPIINQLKIIFAVTIPKENKSVIYNYDFRTGKEVSKIEVDGRILTDMIELDDGIIFTTEQGKVYRYHFNSTKKWEYDNNCFIHSSSAANNKTFVFGDDKGNVTALNLNDGNLVFKKKISSGFESGFAVSGDTVYVGDNSGNLFSFDINTGTKFWEFKSGASIKNYLVMNEQFIFVGNLKGEIYKLNKNDGRLIWETKTGGLFNTTPLLFNNRLLLTDLNKKILMIDVESGKIVKSIPFEEKPVLSPMFFNNIIFFGTDEGQIFAYEIVH, encoded by the coding sequence ATGATAGAATTCATTTATAAAATAATTCATTTTTTCAATTGTAGGATAATTAAATCTCTCATTCCTTTGGTTGTGATTAGTATTTCATTTAGTTTTGGTTGTTTTAAAAGCATCATAATTTCAGATTCAAAATATGATAGCCCTGCTTATCCGATGTTCGGGAAAAATCCTGCCAGAAACTTCTTTGTTCCTTTAACAATAACCGATTCCCTTAAATTACTCTGGGAAAATGGAATTAACGGAAGTTTAAACAGTTCATCGTTAGTATTTCAAGGTGATTATCTTTTTGTATCAGATCTATCAGGAAGGATATATGCTTTTAATTTAATGAGCGGAAAAGAAATTGGTTATTTGAATTATAAAGGATTTATTGTTGCTTCTCCAATAATTAATCAATTAAAAATTATTTTTGCCGTTACTATTCCAAAGGAAAATAAATCTGTTATTTACAATTATGATTTCCGTACAGGAAAAGAAGTAAGTAAAATTGAAGTTGATGGCAGAATATTAACGGACATGATCGAATTGGATGATGGAATTATTTTTACTACGGAGCAAGGTAAAGTTTATCGATACCATTTCAATTCAACAAAAAAATGGGAGTATGATAATAATTGTTTTATTCACTCCTCATCGGCGGCAAACAATAAAACATTCGTCTTTGGTGATGATAAAGGAAATGTTACTGCGCTAAACTTAAATGATGGAAATCTTGTCTTCAAGAAAAAGATATCTTCTGGATTTGAATCTGGATTTGCAGTTTCCGGTGATACAGTTTATGTGGGCGATAATTCCGGTAATTTGTTTTCGTTTGATATTAATACAGGAACAAAATTTTGGGAATTCAAATCTGGTGCAAGTATAAAAAACTATCTTGTAATGAATGAACAATTTATTTTTGTTGGAAACTTGAAAGGAGAAATTTACAAGTTAAATAAAAATGATGGGCGATTAATCTGGGAAACGAAGACAGGTGGATTATTTAATACAACGCCACTACTATTTAACAATCGTTTGCTGCTAACAGATCTAAATAAAAAAATATTGATGATTGATGTAGAGTCCGGGAAAATTGTAAAATCAATTCCATTCGAGGAAAAACCAGTACTTTCGCCAATGTTTTTTAACAATATTATTTTCTTTGGTACAGATGAAGGACAAATATTCGCATATGAAATTGTTCACTAA
- the ptsP gene encoding phosphoenolpyruvate--protein phosphotransferase gives MNDLKQIEINTIMGIAAAPGIAIARAHLYSKEKLEIIDAVVDNTEDAKKILFEALERSKYELRKILDIANEKMGEKRAAIFEAQIMILDDPILIETIVNRIEAEKRLPEFIVNSEISKYIDLMNASDESYMKERSHDIEDIKNRIIRNIQKKKLKSKITGEVVVITSNLTPADTLLFSKSDVKGFITDFGGLTSHAAIVARSLKIPAIVGTHEATKRIKTDDLVIIDGFHGVAILKPDEEQLKFYQQKLERLNQYDKELTLLRDEPAITTDGREIILRGNIDVPEEIEILIQNGARGIGLLRTEQIFGDIDTFPDEEEQFKVYSEIAEKAYPEYVIIRAFDVGGDKFLPHDIKEPNPFLGWRGIRFLLDNMEIFRSQIKAVLRASIHKNIKFMLPMVSSLYELKNSKQILQSCKDELKSHKIKFDNHIKIGIMIEVPSAAVLAKEFAREVDFVSIGTNDLIQFLLAVDRGNEIVSSHYQEFHPAVIRTIHNIIKAAKENNALISMCGEMAANTFAIPLLVGMGLDSVSVSPAAIPYIKKIIRSISFEKARLLAEDCLHCTMMEEVTQKIGKFCETNSIIHSNNIF, from the coding sequence GTGAACGATTTAAAACAAATTGAAATAAATACAATAATGGGAATTGCCGCCGCACCAGGTATTGCAATAGCCCGTGCACATCTATATTCAAAAGAAAAACTTGAAATAATAGATGCCGTTGTTGATAATACTGAAGATGCCAAAAAGATTTTATTTGAAGCGCTGGAAAGATCCAAATATGAATTGCGGAAAATATTAGACATTGCAAATGAGAAAATGGGAGAGAAACGCGCAGCAATTTTCGAAGCTCAGATTATGATCCTTGACGATCCAATTCTTATTGAAACTATTGTAAATAGAATCGAAGCTGAGAAAAGACTTCCGGAGTTTATTGTTAATAGTGAGATTTCTAAATATATAGATCTGATGAATGCATCCGATGAATCATATATGAAAGAACGTTCGCACGACATCGAAGATATTAAAAATAGAATCATCAGAAATATCCAGAAAAAAAAATTGAAATCGAAAATTACCGGTGAAGTAGTTGTAATTACTTCTAATCTTACGCCGGCAGATACGCTTCTCTTTTCAAAAAGTGATGTAAAAGGATTTATAACTGATTTTGGTGGATTGACCTCTCACGCAGCAATAGTTGCACGTTCCTTAAAAATACCGGCAATAGTTGGTACACACGAAGCAACTAAAAGAATTAAAACAGATGATTTAGTAATTATTGATGGTTTCCATGGCGTTGCAATTCTAAAACCAGATGAAGAACAATTAAAGTTTTACCAGCAAAAGCTGGAAAGACTAAATCAATACGACAAAGAATTGACACTGCTGAGGGATGAACCGGCAATAACAACTGATGGCAGGGAAATAATTTTACGCGGCAATATAGATGTTCCGGAAGAAATTGAAATCCTGATACAAAATGGTGCAAGAGGAATTGGATTATTAAGGACTGAACAAATTTTTGGCGATATCGATACTTTTCCTGATGAAGAAGAGCAATTTAAAGTATATTCTGAGATTGCTGAGAAAGCTTATCCTGAGTATGTAATCATTCGTGCTTTTGATGTTGGAGGCGATAAGTTTTTACCACACGATATTAAAGAGCCAAATCCTTTTCTTGGCTGGAGAGGAATTCGGTTTTTATTGGACAACATGGAAATCTTCAGGAGTCAGATAAAAGCCGTTCTGCGAGCTTCCATACATAAGAATATCAAGTTTATGCTTCCAATGGTTTCATCATTATATGAATTAAAAAATTCCAAGCAAATTCTCCAATCTTGTAAAGATGAATTAAAATCGCACAAAATAAAATTCGATAACCATATTAAAATTGGTATTATGATTGAAGTTCCATCTGCTGCTGTACTTGCAAAGGAATTTGCGCGTGAAGTTGATTTTGTAAGTATAGGAACCAATGATTTAATTCAGTTTCTTCTTGCTGTTGATAGAGGTAACGAAATTGTCTCTTCTCACTACCAGGAATTTCATCCTGCTGTTATTAGAACCATCCACAATATAATTAAAGCAGCAAAGGAAAATAATGCGTTGATAAGCATGTGTGGTGAAATGGCTGCAAATACTTTTGCTATACCGCTTCTAGTCGGAATGGGTTTGGATTCTGTAAGCGTTTCTCCGGCTGCTATTCCTTACATCAAAAAAATTATTCGCAGTATCAGTTTTGAAAAAGCCAGGTTACTTGCAGAAGATTGTTTGCATTGCACAATGATGGAAGAGGTCACACAAAAGATTGGTAAATTCTGCGAGACAAATTCTATTATACATTCAAATAACATTTTTTAA
- a CDS encoding PEGA domain-containing protein, whose translation MKTISCCKKYFIINLVILQFCNYAFISAQDCKSELSIKTNLSSSIIYLNNQYVGKGETTLQVEKGKYIISIRKEKYEWNAKEIADTILIANCGEKKELVYNYSEYIYLNSSPPDAGVFEKDSLIGYTPLNLTSPFTNIELKRKEYSNKIININNLKKDELMHLTFSGKKNGESFLKKDLFKILFGTAVILGGASAYYKLKADENFDKYNQTKLNDYLNKTHEYDLISGIAFGALQLNFGALIYYFLID comes from the coding sequence TTGAAAACAATTTCATGTTGTAAGAAGTATTTCATTATCAATCTTGTAATATTACAATTTTGTAATTATGCATTTATTTCCGCCCAGGATTGTAAATCAGAACTATCCATAAAAACCAATCTTTCTTCATCAATTATTTATCTTAACAATCAATACGTTGGTAAAGGAGAAACAACATTACAAGTTGAAAAAGGTAAATATATAATTTCCATTAGGAAGGAAAAGTATGAATGGAATGCAAAGGAGATTGCGGATACAATATTAATTGCAAACTGTGGTGAAAAGAAAGAATTAGTTTATAATTATTCTGAGTATATTTATTTGAATAGCAGTCCGCCGGATGCTGGAGTATTTGAAAAAGATTCTTTAATAGGTTATACCCCGCTTAATTTAACATCTCCGTTTACTAATATTGAACTTAAGCGAAAGGAATATTCTAATAAAATAATCAATATAAATAATCTTAAAAAAGATGAACTAATGCACTTAACTTTTTCTGGTAAAAAGAATGGGGAAAGTTTTTTAAAAAAAGATTTATTTAAAATACTTTTTGGAACAGCAGTAATATTAGGCGGTGCGTCAGCTTATTATAAATTAAAAGCAGATGAAAATTTTGATAAATATAACCAAACAAAGCTGAATGATTATCTAAATAAAACTCATGAATACGATCTTATAAGTGGAATTGCATTCGGAGCACTTCAACTTAATTTTGGTGCACTTATTTATTACTTTTTGATAGATTAA